From Brassica oleracea var. oleracea cultivar TO1000 chromosome C3, BOL, whole genome shotgun sequence, a single genomic window includes:
- the LOC106331284 gene encoding cyclin-D3-1-like, whose protein sequence is MATPKEEESREEHSTSFLLDALYCEEEKWDDEEVVEENSSYSSSSSTTSPFVLLEQDLYWEDEDLVTLFTKEEEQGLSCLDDVYLATDRKEAVGWILRVNAHYGFSTLAAVLAITYLDKFICSYSLQRDKPWMLQLVSVACLSLAAKVEETHVPLLLDFQVEETKYVFEAKTIQRMELLILSTLQWKMHLITPISFLDHIIRRLGLKDSAHWDFLNRCHRLLLTVISDSRFVGYRPSVVAAATMMRVIYQVEPFDPLSHQTKLLNVLNITKEKVEPCYNLILQDRIGLQIETQTSRKRKSRDSPSLISPSCVIDSKSFNGDESSNDSCLTSSYTPPSSPEQEPPVKKTKKEKPILHLPWAIVASP, encoded by the exons ATGGCGACTCCAAAGGAGGAAGAAAGTAGAGAAGAGCATAGCACTTCGTTTCTTCTTGATGCTCTCTACTGCGAAGAAGAGAAATGGGACGATGAAGAAGTAGTTGAAGAGAACTCTTCCTATTCTTCTTCTTCTTCTACTACTTCTCCGTTCGTTCTTCTGGAGCAAGATTTGTACTGGGAAGACGAAGATCTGGTCACTCTCTTCACCAAAGAAGAAGAACAAGGACTCAGCTGTCTCGATGATGTTTATCTCGCAACTGATCGAAAAGAAGCCGTGGGTTGGATTCTGAGAGTCAACGCTCATTATGGATTCTCTACTTTAGCAGCTGTTTTAGCCATAACTTATCTCGACAAGTTCATCTGTAGCTACAGCTTACAGAGAGACAAACCATGGATGCTTCAGCTCGTGTCTGTTGCTTGCCTCTCTCTAGCTGCAAAAGTCGAAGAAACCCATGTCCCTCTTCTTCTAGACTTTCAA GTGGAGGAGACAAAGTATGTGTTTGAGGCAAAAACCATACAGAGAATGGAGTTGCTGATTCTGTCTACTCTCCAATGGAAGATGCATCTCATCACTCCAATCTCGTTTCTAGACCACATCATCAGGAGACTGGGGCTTAAGGACAGTGCTCACTGGGATTTCCTCAACAGATGCCACCGTCTCCTCCTCACTGTAATCTCCG ATTCAAGATTTGTCGGCTACCGCCCATCAGTTGTTGCAGCAGCCACCATGATGCGAGTCATATACCAAGTTGAGCCCTTTGACCCTCTTTCACACCAAACCAAGCTCCTCAACGTCCTTAACATAACCAAG GAAAAGGTTGAACCTTGCTACAATCTCATCCTCCAGGATCGTATCGGGTTGCAGATCGAAACCCAAACTTCCCGGAAACGCAAGAGTCGCGATTCGCCATCGTTGATCTCCCCAAGCTGCGTGATCGATTCAAAATCTTTCAATGGCGACGAAAGCTCAAATGATTCGTGCTTAACGAGTTCGTACACTCCACCATCGTCGCCGGAGCAAGAACCTCCGGTGAAGAAGACGAAGAAGGAGAAACCGATTTTGCATCTGCCATGGGCAATCGTAGCCTCTCCGTGA
- the LOC106331286 gene encoding elicitor-responsive protein 3-like has protein sequence MSMMAGIQGQVLEVTVVGCQKLKDTEWFSRQDPYVVLEYSSTRHRTRTCTDGGKNAVFQEKFMFTMLEGLRDLKVAVWNSNTLSTDDLIGNATIKLQKALSEGYDDCTWTLQSKNGRYAGEVRLILHYAAAKKQNYGSAQLAPPYAPQVPHYSAPYSGPSLYPQVQYSQPQSAYPPASAYPHQPSAYPPPSASAYPPAPSAYPPGPSAYPPPPPSSIYPPQQSPYYPQGPYPGQYPPPPY, from the exons ATGTCGATGATGGCGGGTATTCAAGGCCAGGTTCTCGAGGTCACTG TTGTTGGATGCCAGAAACTGAAAGATACGGAATGGTTTTCGAGGCAAGATCCATACGTTGTACTCGAGTATAGCAGCACAAGGCACCGTACCAGAACCTGCACAG ATGGTGGAAAGAACGCAGTGTTCCAAGAGAAATTTATGTTCACTATGCTTGAAGGTCTTAGGGATCTTAAGGTAGCTGTTTGGAATAGCAATACACTCTCCACTGATGACTTGATTGGGAATGCTAC GATTAAATTGCAGAAGGCTCTTTCTGAAGGATACGACGACTGTACCTGGACTCTGCAGAGTAAAAATGGGAG ATATGCGGGAGAAGTAAGACTCATACTGCATTATGCAGCCGCAAAG AAACAAAATTATGGTTCTGCACAATTAGCACCACCATATGCCCCTCAAGTACCCCACTACTCAGCACCATACTCTGGACCATCTCTGTACCCACAAGTACAATACTCTCAGCCACAATCAGCTTACCCACCAGCTTCAGCTTATCCTCATCAGCCATCTGCTTATCCTCCTCCCTCAGCCTCCGCTTACCCTCCCGCTCCTTCGGCTTATCCTCCTGGTCCTTCAGCTTACCCTCCTCCTCCTCCATCCTCAATTTACCCTCCTCAACAATCACCATATTATCCACAAG GTCCCTATCCAGGACAATACCCACCTCCTCCGTACTAA